TTGTGAATCCACAATGTGGCCACAACACtgaatatgaaaaaaagaaaaacaaaaaaggtccCAGAACTCAGACCACATGAAGTAAACAAAAGTTTTTTATTCCTGTTTCAAGTGGACTTTAGCAGTAGCAAAGATCTAccataaaaaaagcagaagtgcagaaacatgtttgatcaAATCTCACATGGCCTCACTCGTAACCTGGCTGAATTGCAACACATCAAGTCGTTTGTGCATTTGTTGCCGTCCATGCTACAGCTGTGCTGGTGTCACAGGGTGTTGCCTGTAAAGACAGAATAACAGCCAGTCACATCAACAGTTATGATTGATGAGCCGTTCCTCATGTGGCAGCTTACCAGCCCCGCCTGCTTGGAGCGTGTTGATCTAAACCAGCTGAAAGacacataaaacagaatgagtgttttttttttgctctatatatataattaaGGAAATATTTGTCTTACCACTCAAAGATGATGACTGTGCAGACAAGGATTATGATTCCAAGAGTCTTCACTATAACTTGGACACCAGCCCCACCCCGATGACCTGTAACATGACAGCATGGTCAGCATCAGCCTGATGGACTCGTCACAAACTGTCATTCACGTTCTCACCTTCAAGTATCAGCTGAcgtgctgctgacagctggaAGTCTGCATCCGGCCTGCATCCACAATAGAACAGCACGTCTCGATCCCTGCTGGTCACCTTAAAGCTGTAAACCTGTGCATTCGCTTTGATTATCTCAAGTCTGCCATCGCTGGTCCTGAGCTGTTGGTCTTGAACTTTTAGGGGCATCTGTAGAGAATCAGCATGTGAATGAATTTATATATGATTTTACAACATGTTGACTGTTGATTATAACAAAGGATGTATTCAAAACATCCAAAACCTTAATGTTACCAGTTGACACAAACTAAGAACAACTGATGAGTCCGAATAAAAAGGAATGATTGTTGATCAGGAGAGTCGTACACAGAAAAGACTGTGAGCGTCCTGCAGCAGCAAGCTAATCAACttcctctgtttatttaaagaacTCAACTTTAACTCAGAACTTTATTAGATTTCAACTCTTCTATCTGACCCACACAGTTTGCTGACTGTCTGAACACATCATGTGTGATGAACAACTTCCACTGTGGTTCTTTTCAGGGAGTAGAAAAGATAAAGACGAGGGAGAACAGAGCAGATTTAGTAAAAACAAATggccatatttgttttttactaGAAGTGCAGTTTGATTCTCTTATGATCAAGTTAAGTTCATATCAGTTCAATGCTCACACAGGTTCAGTTCAAATCATTTTCTTTGCAGTGGCTTTTTTTAATTACCCTCGCCCAACTCAGATGGAGAAGAAATAGACCTCAAAAATAATCCAAATCAAAAAGAAGAGCTCTGAGAAAAACAAATAGATTCAGGGAAATAAATAGTTTATCTATCCTGGTAATGTGTTTTTGGTCCTTATCTGTGTGATATGCTGTGAGGAAGTCTGTGGTTTTACTGTTTATGATCCTCTGCACATATGCTGCATGTGGCGACTCGAACCCGATAACAGAATCATACATGTTAATAGTCCTCTGTCATGTTcatatttacagcagctgcttctgcttttctgcagaCGACAGAAGTATAACATCTTTTTAGTATTACACAGGAACTGAGACTGACTGTTTCTTAATAGTTGTTATATTTCTCACCtttacaaagacaaagaagTCACTGTGGTCAACACATAATGTTTcctttaacattaaaatgtaaaacaggaagtgaaggaaaCTCATTATTTCTTCACTTGAGCATAGAGTTCTTCTGCATCAGCAGGCTGTGGGCTGCTGGTGACTTTGACCTGTGCATAcactgtgtcctgctgctgtccactGTCCTGCACTGAGACAGAGGACGGTCCAGGTCTCTGACTGGAGATGCTGATGTCTCCATAGTGGATTTCTTCctgtgttccagctgctggtgtttgaagaggaagctgtgcagctgtttgacgCTGAGGAACAAAACATAGTTTACATGAAAAGTTGTGAGCTGGATCTCATaaaaaatacagagaataaCAGACTGAACCAAAcagtgagcagacacacacaacatcaatgTAAGAGTAAAATGTACCCACCAGTGTCTCTGGTTGACTTTGACATTTCTTAAACCTCCTGGAAGGCATTAGAGAGTTCTTAGTTATTGAAGCCCTGAAGGAGGACTGACATGAAGTCACACAATAAGGACATGAAGGTTCACTGTGAGGAGCTGTAGATTTAATGTAGAACACTCACCAAACACAGAGAGCCAGACAGACGAGAGCAACGACAACGATCACTGCaacaactgcagctgtgtgtggaaAACTGACTgttcaaagaaaaacataacaGAAGAGTCATGAACtgaaaaaattttaaaaaacaaaatatcagaAATCAATAGAAATTTTGTGTAGGCAACAATTTTATATAAGCACaataaaaatagtttttaaGTATGTTTAACAtcatgcaaaagaaaaacagagaacagaagatTCAGTTCAGTTATTTACCTGAAACATTGAAATGAACCCATGAAGACGTCTGATCACCAAGAGCATTTGTAGCCACACAGTAATGAAGCTCTATGTCTGCCATGTTGGTCATTTCCAGGCTGTACGTGTGTCCTTCATGGACTTTCTTGGGTCCATCTGTGGTGTTCTTGaaccaggtgaagctgctgatgggaggcttggctctgctggagcaggtcAGGTTCACCCAGATACCTGCTGACAGCAAACctgatggactgatggatgCTGAGGTGTCTTTAGGTGCATCTGAGGaagatgtgacagacatgaactttcttcatcacaaacagctgaaccatgatgtgctgacaggatcacttacatgaaacactgagagtctgctgtgtctctgctgtcttgtttcctcctccattcacaggatatgtggcagagcagctgatgttgtatccatcatgtgtgtgtgacagagtgatggtctgctgcagtttagttgtaaaggttccatctgtgttctcctctgtttcactgtgagaGTCTGGGTGGAGATTCCAGGTGAGTTGAGGAGGGGAGTGTGGACAGGGAGTGAGAGCTGAGCAGGTTATAGAGACAgactgcttctccttcagatcacCAGCTGAGATATGAATGCTGGGACTCCAAGGAGAATCTGTCagttcacagaggacacagagaaatatgaagttatatcaaatgtataaagtttatattaacaacaaggactgcagacagctggaggCAGAAAATACAGACAGCCTCATGTATACTGTAAGTATGTCAGCAGGGTCCATCTGTACTAACTCTGTGTTAACTCACTGCTTTCttcagctctgcactctgactgatACTGTTGATAATCCTACAGCAGATATTTCTTTTCACAGTGAAGGGTACATTCATGGAGACCCAAACCactcatttcactttttgtcctgaacaataatattatagactcataaaaacaaactgtcttACCTTTAACTGTTATTTGAAGAGGATCACAGGGAGCTGTTGCTCTGTGTGGACCATTAATAACTCTGAAGAAGTATTTGTCGGTATGACTTGTGGTTAAATTAGAAAACAGAGTGGAGCAGTTTTTCTGACTCAGATTTCCAGTAATGTTCATTGGATATTTGTTAACTGTTCCACTGCTGTTGAAGACAGCATTGTTTGGATTATGGGCAAATCTGGAGTCAGTTTTAATCCACACTCCAAATGTTGGTCTTGTGCTGTCGAACTCTTCTTCTCCTGGTTCAGATCTAAAGGTACATGGGATGTGCAAACAGGATCCACTCAGTGCTTCCATCTTCTTCGGTGCAGTGATGAAGAGTTTTGACTTGCCAGGACAATCAGCCAAATCACCTGTAAAACCAGACTGATGATGAACAACATGTGTTGATgatacacaaactgcagttcagcagcatgtgtgcgtCCTTTGAACAATCAAATGTTTCAAAGAGAACAAACAGCTCACCTGGAAGAAAGAAGACGCTCAGAAACATGTTGACTgtcagcaggttcacacacagggctgccATGACGGTCCTCTCACAGGATTTCAGTTGATCAGCAGCAGAACCATTAAAACACTTCTCTGTTTAGTCGTTGTGAGTTTAAAAATAACAGACCCGTAGTTTTTAAAGAAGTCTTTAAGCTTCCTCCTCCAACActgtggaggaggaagggaggaggtcACCCTTTAGGGGCATCTGTAGAGAATCAGCATGTGAATGaatttattaatgattttaaaTCATGTTGACTGTTGATTATAACAAAGGATGTATTCAAATGATCCAAACTTTAATGTCACCAGTTGACACAAATTCAGAACAACTGATTAGTCTGAATAAAAAGGAATGATTGTTGATCAGGAGAGTCGTACACAGAAAATACAGTGAGCGTCCTGCAGGAGCAAACTAATcaacttcctctttttttttaaagaactcaACTTTTCCTCAGAACTTTGTAAGATTTCAACAGTCGCCTcttttgtcagagacacacagtttgCTGACTGTCTGAACACATCATGTGTGATGAACAACTTCCACTGTGGTTCTATTCAGGGAGTAGAGAAGATAAAGATGAGGGAGACCTGAGCTAATATAGTGGAACCAAATGgccatatttgtttttactAGGAGTGCAGTTTGATTCTCTTATGATCAAGTTAAGTTCAAAGGTTCATATCAGTTCAATGCTCACACAGGTTCAATTCAATATCATTTTCTTTgcagtggctttttttttaattcccctTGACCAACTCAGATGGAGAAGAAATTAGACCTCAAAAATAATCCAAATGAAAAAGAAGAGCACCCCCTGCTGGATGCCGTTTAAACTGTGGACAGAACTTCAACGAAcagagaaacatgaaaaaagaacatTGTTCCAAAAACTCCTCCTGATTTAATCAGAGTGGAGCATCAAGGTGGAGCCGGAGCAACCAGGTGATGGAGCGCTGCAGAGTCTGAAGACTCACATCACAAACTGACACACCTACATTTAATAATAGTCACAGCCGGACTCTCTGtgaacaggaagtcagtcatTTGACATCATGACCGGCAGTTCTGTGTGTGGAACAGATATCTGTTTTTCTGAGACAGGCGAGCATTTAAAGCAGcatttaatgacacattaatgaCAGTcaaatgtacaatatttacagaGTTTTAATATCTGGCCAAATATATGATTTAATAAGATCAACGTGCTTTGTGACTTTACACAGCATGATGACATTCAAAGCTTTTTACTTCATCACTGAGCTGTAATGTCTTCATTGGCTCCaaacatcagatcagatcagatcagaggaGTTCTGAGGATTCCGTTCTTCCTTCTGAcctgtaaacaaacaggaacaacattcAGACTCATGTTTCTAAAAGTATTtttcctgatgacatcatcatccttCATTTCAGTCTGACTGACAACATCATGTTAAATGTTCAGACTTCatacagagcagcagtgagttCACATGGAGGTCATTGTTTATTGTTCATATGAGAAAtagacatgtttaaaatgatcaGTGGATCATTTACGATGAAAACAGCTGTTACCTTTTTAA
This portion of the Parambassis ranga chromosome 20, fParRan2.1, whole genome shotgun sequence genome encodes:
- the LOC114453084 gene encoding sialic acid-binding Ig-like lectin 7 isoform X1 is translated as MAALCVNLLTVNMFLSVFFLPGDLADCPGKSKLFITAPKKMEALSGSCLHIPCTFRSEPGEEEFDSTRPTFGVWIKTDSRFAHNPNNAVFNSSGTVNKYPMNITGNLSQKNCSTLFSNLTTSHTDKYFFRVINGPHRATAPCDPLQITVKDSPWSPSIHISAGDLKEKQSVSITCSALTPCPHSPPQLTWNLHPDSHSETEENTDGTFTTKLQQTITLSHTHDGYNISCSATYPVNGGGNKTAETQQTLSVSYAPKDTSASISPSGLLSAGIWVNLTCSSRAKPPISSFTWFKNTTDGPKKVHEGHTYSLEMTNMADIELHYCVATNALGDQTSSWVHFNVSVSFPHTAAVVAVIVVVALVCLALCVWRFKKCQSQPETLRQTAAQLPLQTPAAGTQEEIHYGDISISSQRPGPSSVSVQDSGQQQDTVYAQVKVTSSPQPADAEELYAQVKK
- the LOC114453084 gene encoding sialic acid-binding Ig-like lectin 7 isoform X3, whose product is MAALCVNLLTVNMFLSVFFLPGDLADCPGKSKLFITAPKKMEALSGSCLHIPCTFRSEPGEEEFDSTRPTFGVWIKTDSRFAHNPNNAVFNSSGTVNKYPMNITGNLSQKNCSTLFSNLTTSHTDKYFFRVINGPHRATAPCDPLQITVKDSPWSPSIHISAGDLKEKQSVSITCSALTPCPHSPPQLTWNLHPDSHSETEENTDGTFTTKLQQTITLSHTHDGYNISCSATYPVNGGGNKTAETQQTLSVSYAPKDTSASISPSGLLSAGIWVNLTCSSRAKPPISSFTWFKNTTDGPKKVHEGHTYSLEMTNMADIELHYCVATNALGDQTSSWVHFNVSVSFPHTAAVVAVIVVVALVCLALCVCPPSGLQ
- the LOC114453084 gene encoding sialoadhesin-like isoform X2 → MAALCVNLLTVNMFLSVFFLPGDLADCPGKSKLFITAPKKMEALSGSCLHIPCTFRSEPGEEEFDSTRPTFGVWIKTDSRFAHNPNNAVFNSSGTVNKYPMNITGNLSQKNCSTLFSNLTTSHTDKYFFRVINGPHRATAPCDPLQITVKDSPWSPSIHISAGDLKEKQSVSITCSALTPCPHSPPQLTWNLHPDSHSETEENTDGTFTTKLQQTITLSHTHDGYNISCSATYPVNGGGNKTAETQQTLSVSYAPKDTSASISPSGLLSAGIWVNLTCSSRAKPPISSFTWFKNTTDGPKKVHEGHTYSLEMTNMADIELHYCVATNALGDQTSSWVHFNVSGVRTVNVYMTVKITGILMLCSAVVIFECWFRSRFPNKAEETDDVNRVIEIQAS